CGCGCCGCCGGTGTCGCCGCCCGCACCCTGGCCGGTGCCAAGAAGGCCGCGCTGGCCCTGCCGGCCGAGTCCGCGGACGAGGTCGAGGCCGTCGCGCTGGGCGGTCTGCTCGGCTCGTACGCCTTCGGCACCTACAAGGGCAACGGCAACGGCAAGGAGCCGGTCGGCGAGCTGGTCGTGCTGGCCCCGCGCAAGGGCAGCAAGGACAGCAAGGCCGCTGTGGAGCGCGCCGTCGCGGTCGGCGAGGAGATGAACCGCGCCCGCGACCTGATCAACACCGCGCCGAACGACCTGAACCCGAAGAGCTTCGCCGCGATCGCCCAGGCGGCCGGCAAGGAGCACGGCCTCAAGGTCGAGGTGCTGGACGAGAAGGCCCTGACCAAGGGCGGCTTCGGCGGCCTGCTGGGCGTCGGCGGCGGCTCGGCCAACCCGCCGCGGCTGGTGAAGGTGGCCTACACCCACCCGAAGGCCAAGGCCACGCTGGCGTTCGTCGGCAAGGGCATCACCTACGACTCGGGCGGCATCTCGCTGAAGCCGGCCGGCCACAACGAGACCATGAAGTGCGACATGTCCGGCGCCGCCGCCGTGTTCGCCGCCGTGGTCGCGGCCAAGCGCCTCGGCCTGGTCGTCAACATCACCGCCTGGCTGGCGCTGGCCGAGAACATGCCGTCCGGCTCCGCCACCCGCCCGGGCGACGTGCTGCGCATGTACGGCGGCAAGACCGTCGAGGTGCTGAACACCGACGCCGAGGGCCGCCTGGTGCTGGCCGACGCGATCGTGCGGGCCGGCGAGGAGAAGCCGGACGTCATCGTCGACGTGGCCACCCTGACCGGCGCCATGGTGCTGGCCCTGGGCAACCGCACCTTCGGCGTGATGTCCAACAACGACGGTCTGCGCGACGCCCTGCACACCATCGCGGGCGAGGCGGGCGAGCAGTCCTGGCCGATGCCGCTGCCGGCCGACCTGCGCAAGGGCATGACCGAGTCGACCATCGCCGACCTGTCCAACATGGGCGAGCGGATGGGCGGCGGCCTGGTGGCCGGTCTGTTCCTGAAGGAGTTCGTGACCGAGGGCACCGACTGGGCCCACCTGGACATCGCCGGCCCGGCGTTCCACGAGGGCGCGCCGTTCGGCTACACCCCGAAGGGCGGCACCGGGAGCGCGGTGCGCACCCTGGTCCGCTACGCGGAGCAGACCGCGGCCAAGGGCTGATCCCCGGCCGTAGGGCCCGACCCGGCACCCGCTTCGACGGGGCCCGGCGCGTGTGCGCCGGGCCCCGTCGGCGTTCCGGCGTGGTTACCCGCAAGTAGGGCCCGGCGCAGGTCCGCACCCCTGTTCGCTGCGGGCGAAACTTTGTTCCATACTGTGGAAGCCGCCGCGCCCGGGCCCGTCTACGGCGCCCGTCCGGCGGCTGCCAACACCGCACTGAGCTGCGATGATGCCCTTCCGTCGGGGGTGTTCGCACCCCGGTGACCACCCGGGGGGACACCCCTGGCGTGGACCCGGACATCAGCGGCCGCGAACAAGTGCGAAGATGTATTTCCGGCACGACTGGGCGCCCCACAAGGGCTTCCGACCCACCGGACCGTGACCGGCCCGGCGATCCACACCCCATTGCATGGAGGACGTGACGTGGCGAACGACGCCAGCACCGTTTTCGACGTAGTCATTCTCGGAGGCGGAAGCGGCGGTTACGCCGCGGCGCTCCGCGCCGCTCAGCTGGGCCTGAAGGTTGCCCTGGTCGAGAAGGGTGAGCTGGGCGGCACCTGCCTGCACCGCGGCTGCATTCCGACCAAGGCCCTGCTGCACGCGGCGGAGATCGCCGACGAGACGAAGGAGGCCGCCGAGTTCGGCGTGCTGGCCACCTTCCAGGGCATCGACATCAACGGCGTCCACAAGTACAAGGACGACGTCATCGCCGGCCTGTACAAGGGCCTGCAGGGCCTGGTGGCCTCCCGCAAGGTGACCTTCATCCAGGGCGAGGGCAAGCTCTCCTCGCAGACCTCGGTGGACGTCAACGGCCAGCGCATCGAGGGCCGCCACATCGTCCTCGCGACCGGCTCCGTGCCGCGTTCGATCCCGGGCCTGGAGATCGACGGCAACCGCGTCATCTCCTCGGACCACGCCCTCAAGCTCGACCGCATCCCGAAGTCGGCCGTCATCCTCGGCGGCGGCGTGATCGGCGTCGAGTTCGCCTCGGTCTGGAAGTCCTTCGGCGTCGAGGTCACCATCGTCGAGGCGCTGCCGCACCTCGTCCCGCTGGAGGACGAGAACTCCTCCAAGCTGCTGGAGCGCGCGTTCCGCAAGCGCGGCATCAAGTTCGAGCTGAAGGCCCGCTTCTCGGGCGTCGAGTACACCGAGACCGGTGTCCGCGTCTCCACCGAGAACGGCAAGCAGATCGACGCCGACCTGCTGCTCGTCGCCATCGGCCGCGGCCCGGTCTCGGCCGGCCTCGGCTACGAGGAGAACGGCGTCGCGATGGACCGCGGCTACGTCCTGGTCGACGAGTACATGCGCACCAACGTGCCCACCATCTCGGCCGTCGGCGACCTCGCCCCGACCCTGCAGCTGGCCCACGTCGGCTTCGCCGAGGGCATCCTCGTCGCCGAGCGCCTGGCCGGCCTCAAGCCGATGCCGATCGACTACGACGGCGTCCCGCGCGTGACCTACTCCAACCCCGAGGTGGCCTCCGTCGGCATCTCCGAGGCCAAGGCCGTCGAGCTGTACGGCAAGGAGAAGGTCGTCACCCTCAAGTACAACCTGGCCGGCAACGGCAAGAGCAAGATCCTGAAGACCGCCGGCGAGATCAAGCTCGTCCAGGTCAAGGACGGCGCCGTGGTCGGCGTCCACATGGTCGGCGCCCGCATGGGCGAGCAGGTCGGCGAGGCTCAGCTGATCTACAACTGGGAGGCGCTGCCGGCCGAGGTCGCGCAGCTCATCCACGCGCACCCGACCCAGTCCGAGGCCCTCGGCGAGGCGCACCTGGCGCTGGCCGGCAAGCCGCTGCACGCGCACGACTGATCGCGCCCCACCCCCCATTTCCAGTACGCAAGACTTGATAGGAGTCGCTGAAACCATGGCGGTCTCAGTAACACTGCCCGCGCTGGGCGAGAGCGTTTCCGAGGGCACCGTCACCCGTTGGCTGAAGGCCGAGGGTGAGCGTGTCGAGGTCGACGAGCCGCTGCTCGAGGTCTCGACCGACAAGGTCGACACCGAGATCCCGGCGCCGGCTTCCGGCATCCTGGCCGCGATCAAGGTCGGCGAGGACGAGACCGTCGAGGTCGGCGCCGAGCTGGCGATCATCGACGACGGCACCGGCGCCCCGGTCGCGGCCCCCGCCCCGGCCGCCGAGGCCGCGCCCGCCGCCGCCCCGGCCCCGGTGGCCGAGGCTCCGGCCGCCGCTCCGGCTCCGGCCCCGGTCGCCGCCCCGGCCGCCGCGGCCGCTCCGGCCGGCGACGCCACCCCGGTCCTGCTGCCCGCGCTGGGCGAGTCGGTCACCGAGGGCACCGTCACCCGCTGGCTGAAGGCCGAGGGCGAGACGGTCGAGGTCGACGAGCCGCTGCTCGAGGTCTCCACCGACAAGGTCGACACCGAGATCCCGTCGCCGGTCGCCGGTGTCGTCGTCAAGATCCTCGTCGGCGAGGACGAGACCGCCGAGGTCGGCGCCCAGCTCGCGCTGATCGGTGCCCCGGGTGCCGCCGCTGCCGCTCCGGCCCCGGCTGCCGCTCCGGCTCCGGTCGCCGCCCCGGCCCCAGCTGCCCCGGCTCCGGCCCCCGTCGCCCCTGCCGCTCCGGCTGCTCCGGCCCCGGTCGCCGCCGCTCCGGCTCCGGTCGCCCCGGCCGCTCCGGCCCCGGTGGCCGCTCCGGCTCCGGTCGCCCCCGCCGCCCCCGCCGCCCCGGTGGCCGACGAGGGCGAGGCCTACGTCACCCCGCTGGTGCGCAAGCTCGCCGCCGAGCACGGCATCGCGCTGTCGGCCGTCACCGGCACCGGTGTCGGCGGCCGCATCCGCAAGCAGGACGTCATCGCCGCCGCGGAGGCCGCCAAGGCCGCTCCGGCCCCGGCCGCCGCTGCCGCCCCGGCCGCCGCGCCGAAGGCCGCCGCCGCGCCGTCCGCCCTGCGCGGCCAGACGGTCAAGATGACCCGCATGCGCAAGGTCATCGGCGACAACATGATGAAGGCCCTGCACGAGCAGGCCCAGCTGACCAGCGTGGTCGAGGTGGACGTCACCAAGATCATGTCGCTGCGCGCCAAGGCCAAGGACGGCTTCCTCGCCCGCGAGGGCGTCAAGCTCTCCCCGATGCCGTTCTTCGTCAAGGCCGCCGCCCAGGCGCTGAAGACCAACGCGGTCGTCAACGCCCGGATCAACGAGGCCGAGGGCACCATCACCTACTTCGACACCGAGAACATCGGTATCGCGGTGGACTCCGAGAAGGGTCTGATGACCCCGGTCATCAAGGGTGCGGGCGACCTCAACATCGCCGGTATCTCCAAGAAGACCGCCGAGCTGGCCGCCAAGGTCCGCGACAGCAAGATCACCCCGGACGAGCTGTCCGGCGCCACCTTCACCATCAGCAACACCGGCTCGCGCGGTGCGCTGTTCGACACCGTGATCGTGCCGCCGAACCAGGCCGCCATCCTGGGCATCGGCGCCACCGTCAAGCGCCCGGTGGTCATCGAGTCCGACGGCGGCACCGCCATCGGCATCCGCGACATGACCTACCTGTCGCTCTCCTACGACCACCGCCTGGTGGACGGCGCCGACGCCGCCCGCTACCTGGTCGCGGTCAAGGAGATCCTGGAGGCCGGCGAGTTCGAGGTCGAGCTCGGCCTCTGACCCGTCACGGTCGTACGGAACCCCGTGTCGCCTTCGGGCGGCGCGGGGTTCCGCCGTATTCGCCCTGGCGTTTCGCCGGGCCATGGCATGCGAGGAGGCGGGCGAACGGGGATGCTGGAGCGGTGATGGACGAGACCGACTTCTGGCAGATCATCGACGAGACCCGGGAGGCCGCCGAGGGCGACCCCGACGAGCAGGCAGACCGGCTGGTGGAGCGCCTCGTCCAGCTGACACCGGACGACGTGATCGACTTCGCCCGGCTGTTCGAGGCCCGGTTCCAGCGCGCCTACCGGTACGACCTGTGGGGCGCCGCCTACCTGCTGCTCGACGGCGCCTCCGAGGACACCTTCGACTTCTTCCGCTGCTGGCTGATCGGCCAGGGCCGGGACGTGTTCGAGGGCGGGCTGCACGACCCGGACGACCTGGCGGACCTGCTGCCCGAGTTCGACGAGGAGGAGGACGGCGAGGCCGAGGACCTCGGCTACGCCGCCGACGAGGCGTACGAGCAGCTGACCGGACTGCCGCTGCCCGAGGTGGGCGGGCGGCAGGCGGGCCGGCCGTCCGGGGCGTCGCTGGACTTCGACGACCCGGACGTCATGGCGAAACGGTTTCCCAAGCTCTGGGAGCGCTACGGGGAATGATCAGGTGGTGCCGGCGGACGAGCTGTCCTGCTTGATGCCCTTGAGGATCTGGTCCAGCACCGAGGCGTCGGGCGCGGCCGGGTCGTCGTCCACGCCGCCCTCGAACACCACGTACCCGCCGCCCTTGGCCGGGACGGCGGCCAGCAGGACGTAGCCCTGGGTGCCGTCCGAGGTGCGGACGTGCCAGCGGGAGGCGTAGCCGAGGACGCCCGCCACGGTGACGTAGCCGGAGCCGGAGTCGGTGTGCGAGGTGATCCCGGTGAAGATCTTGCCCGCGTAGCCGGGCATGGTGGCCTCGGCGGCGGCCTTGGCGGTGGCCCCCTGGGCGGTGTCCTTCTCGACCGCGAACTGGCCGCGGATGCAGGAGTTGCCGTCCGAGCAGGTGTAGCGGCCGGTGCCGAGGGAGACCGTCGACCTCGTGCCGATGGTCGACGCGTCCCAGCCGTCGAAGACGGGGATGGTGATCGCGTGCTGGGAGTCAGGCACGGTGCTCTTGAGGACCGGCGCGGGCTTGGGCGCGGGCAGCGTGGGCGTCGGCACCGTGGTGGGCAGGCGGTAGGTCGGGCTCGGGCTGGGGCTCGCGCTCCCGGTGGCCGTCACCGTCGGGTTCGGGGTCGGATCGGCCGACGGGGAGCCGTCGCTGTTGAGCGTGAGGACGAGGATCACGCCGGCGACGGTGAGGACGGCCAGCACGATGCCGATGACCACGCCGGGGTTCACCCGGCCCGATCCGGACGGCGGCGGGTAGCCGTACCCCGGCTGGGGTCCCGGGTAGCCGTAGCCCGGGGCCTGGGGGCCCGGGTACCCGTAGCCGGCGCCGCCCTGCGGTGGGCCTCCGTAGCCGTATCCGGGCGGGGTCTGCGCCGGGGGCTGCCAGCCCTGGGTCGGGGCGTCGGCGAGCTGGGCCGCGCCGCCCTGGAGCGGGCGGACGTCGGCGGTCCAGGCGTTGCCGTCCCACCAGCGCTCGTGACCGGCCGTGCCGTCCGCACCCGGTACCGGGTACCACCCGGGAGGCGTCGAGTTGCTCACGGGCGTACCGTACCCGGCGGGATGCCGCTCCAGACAGAGCGGGTGCGTCACGACTCTGCACCACCCGCGCACATCTGACGCTCCGTCAGGTGCGTGCCGACGAGCCGCGGCTCAGTCCGACAGGGAGCGGGCCATCAGGATGTCGTCGACGTACGTCCCGTCGATCACGAACTCCTCGGCGAGCGAGCCCTCGACGACGAAACCGCAGCTCTCGTAGAGACGGCGCGCCGGGGCGTTCCAGCCGAGCACCCGCAGGGTCATCCTGCGCGCGCCGTCGGCCCTCGCCGCCTCGCAGGCGGCCTCGACGAGCTTCCGGCCGATGCCCCGGCCGCGGGCCGCGGTGTCCACCGCCAGTCCCTGGATCTGGCGGACGTGCCGGTTGGTGGCCAGCGGGGTGGGCGGGACGTGGCGCACGTAGCCGACGATCCGGCCGTCGGCGAGGGCGAGCAGGTACTGGTCCGGGGTGTGCCGCTCGTCGAACACGCCGTCCGCCTCCTCGCGCGGCTGCGGGGAGACGTCGGAGAGGGTGGACCAGGAGGCGCGGTCGAGAACGGCGAGCTCGCGTTCGTCCTCGGGCTTCGCTGGTCGGATGATCAGATCGTCGTGGCTCATGCGCGTCAGCCTAGGAGAGGGGCTCCGACCCCTCCCACCCATTAACTCCCGCCCATTGAAGGGGCGCGGGAATCAAGAACTGCGAGGATGGGCGCATGCGCATCGCTGTCACAGGCTCCACGGGATTGATCGGTTCGGCACTCGTCCGCTCCCTGCTGGCGGACGGTCACGAGGTGGTGCGGCTCGTCCGGCACCGGTCCAGGACCGGCCCGCAGCCGGACGGTACGACCGCGATCGGCTGGAACCCGCTGCTCGGCCAGGTCGACCGGGCCGGGCTGGAGGGCGTCGAGGCCGTCGCGCACCTGGCCGGCGCCGGGGTCGGCGACCACCGCTGGACGGACGCCTACAAGCGGGAGATCCGGGAGAGCCGGGTGCTCGGCACCGAGACGATCGCGGCCGCGCTGGCCGAACTCAAGGAGCCGCCCCGGGTCCTCGTCAGCGCCTCCGCGGTCGGCGTGTACGGGCAGACCGGCGACCGCGTGATCGACGAGGACTCCCCTGCCGGCGACGACTTCCTGGCGGAGGTCTGCGTGGAGTGGGAGGCCGCCGCCCGGCCGGCCGAGCGGGCCGGGATCCGGGTGGTCCACCCGCGCACCGGGCTGGTGCTCTCCGATTCCGGCGGGGCCGGCGGGCGGCTGTTCCCGCTCTTCCGGCTGGGCCTGGGCGGGCGGCTCGGGAACGGGCGGCAGTACTGGAGCTTCATCTCGCTCGCCGACGAGATCGCCGCGCTGCGCCTCCTGATCGACCGGGAGGACCTCTCCGGCGCCTTCAACCTCACCGCGCCCGAGCCGGTGACCAACGCCGAGCTGACCGCGGCCCTCGGGCGCGCGCTGGGGCGGCCGACCCCGTTCCCCGTCCCGGAGGCGGTGTTGAAGGCGGTGCTCGGCGAGCTGGCGATCGAGGTCGTCGGCAGCCACCGGGTGGTGCCGCGGCGCCTGCTGGACGCCGGGTTCCGCTTCGCGCACCCGGACGTGGACGCGGCGGTGCGCGCGGCGCTGTAGCCCGGGTGTGTGCCGCGGGGGTGCTGTAGCCGGTGGCGTGGCGCGGGGGTGCTGTAGCCCGGTGGCGTATCGCGGCTACGGCATTCGCCCTGGCCAGGGGCATATGCCGGGCGGGGGTCGGACGGGGCTCGGGGCGGGGGCGCACGGGAGCACGCGGCGGGCGCGCTTCACGCCCCCAGTGACCGTACGCGCCCGCCGACCCCCGAACCGGCCGCCGCGGCGCACAGTCCGTGACCGTGCCCCCGCCCAAACCTTTCCGGGAACCGGATCGGTCCGATGCGCTTGTCTGACACCCATACTGACTGGGCATCACATCGTCGGACCGTGCCCGGCACCTCGCTGCCCGCGTCGGCCGGAGCCCCGGAACCAGGGAGGGAGCACGCCAGTGCCCACGTACGACTTCACTCGCCGCGCCCGCCGACCGTCCGACCCTGACGTCGTCGTGGTGGGCGCCGGACTCGCGGGCCTGGCCGCCGCCCGCGCGCTCACCGGCCAGGGCCTCACCGTCCAGCTCCTGGAGAGCAGCGACCGGATCGGCGGCCGTACGGCCACCCGCGAGCTGGACGGATTCCGGCTCGACGACGGCAACCATCTGCTCAACACCGCGTTCCCCGAACTGCGCCACGCGCTCGACCTCGACCGCCTGGACCTGCGCCCGCTCGCGCCCGGCGTACTCGTGCACAGTGCCGGCCGCCGGTACCGCGCCGGGGACCCGCAACTCACCACCGCCCGGCAGGCCGCCACCCGGGCCCCGCTCGGCAGTCCGCTCGACAAGGCCCGGCTCGGCAGCTGGCTCGCCCGGCTCGCCGCCACCCCGGCCACCCGGATCCAGGCCCGCCCGGAGACCACCACGGCCCGCGCGCTCACCGGCCACGGGCTCGCGCCGCGCACCGTCGACGGCTTCCTGCGGCCGCTGCTCAGCGCCCTGCTCGGCGACCCGGCCCTCGGCACCAGCAGCCGGATCGCCGAACTGGTGCTGCGCTGCTACGCGCGCGGCCGGCTCTGCCTGCCCGCCGGCGGAATCGCGGCCGTGCCGGCCCAGTTGGCCGCCGCGCTGCCCGCCGGCACCGTGCGCACCGGGGTCCAGGTCACCGCGATCGCCGCGGACGGCGTGGAGACCGCCCGGCACGGCCGGATCGGCGCGCAGGCCGTGCTCGTCGCGACCGACGCGCGCTCCGCCGTCGACCTCCTGCCGGGGCTGCGGCTGCCGGACTTCCACCCCGTCACCACCTTCTACCACGCGGCCGACCGCGCCCCGCTGAGCGAGGCCGTCCTGCTGCTGGACGCCGACCGGCCCGGCGGCCACCCGCCGCTGGTCTCGCACTCACTGGTGCTCAGCGAGCTGCACCCCTCGTACGCCCCTTCCGGGCAGGCGCTGATCGCGACCACCGTGCTCGGGCGGCGCTCGTTCGACGCGGGCGGCCCGGCCGGGCTGGAACCGGCGGTCAGGGCCAAGCTCGCCGAGCTGTACGGGACGTCGACCCGGGGCTGGCAGTTCCTCAGCGTGCGGCACGTCCCGGATGCGCTTCCCGCCATGCCGCCGCCTCACAACCCGCGGCGGCCGGTGCGGGTGCTGGCCGGGCTGTACGTGGCCGGCGACCACAGGGACACCAGCACCGTGCAGGGCGCGCTGGTCTCCGGGCGGCGGGCGGCGCAGGCGGTGCTGCGCGACCTCGGGCTGCCGGCCGACGCCCGGGCGGCTGAGGCGGCGGCGTAGAGCCGCTCCGTGGCTGCCGGTCCGGCCACTTCTCGGATCGTTGGCGCCCGCTCGCCGTCACAGGCGGGCGCCGCGCGGCTGGTGGCGCCCGCGGTCGCCCTCGGGGTCGGCGTGCTGGTCTACCGGGACCGGCTCAATGGCGTTCGGAGGCGGCCGCGGGTGCGGGCCGGGAGCTGGTGTGCACTCGGCCCTGCGTCACGTCCCGCCGTCGCCCGTCCGGCAGGTCGGATCCGGTAGGTCAGATCACCCCTGCCTGGCGGGCCGTTTCCTCGAACGCGCGGGCCACCGGGCTGCCCCGGTACGGCGTCAGGCGGCGGTGGAAGTCCCGGACGTACTCCAGCGACCGGGCCGAGCGCATCTCCCCCGCCGCCCGCAGCGCGTCGGTGGCCATCGTGCAGGCCTCGTCGAGGTCGCCCATGCCGAGCCTGGCCGTGGCCAGCACCAGCCGGCAGAAGATCCGGCTGCGGGCGTAGGCGGGTGAGCGCAGCCGCAGCGACTTCTCGGCGTGCTGGGCGGAGGTGCGCCACTGCTGAAGGTCGCGGTAGCAGTGGGCGAACTCGTCGGAGAGCTGGGCCTCGTCGAAGTACCGCGCCCAGGGCGGCAGTTCGTCACCGGTGCGGGCGGCGGCCAGGGACCGTTCGGAGCGCACCAGGGCGGTGGTGCAGGCCCGGACGTCGCCCAGCAGGCCGTGCCCGCGCGCCTCGGCGGCGTGCAGCAGCGACTGGACGACGGGCGGCACGGCGGTGCCCACGCCCTGCTGCGCGACGCGGGCCAGCTGGACCGCCTCCCGGCCGTGGCCGAGGTGGACGGCCTGCTGGCTCATCGTCACCAGCACGTACCCGCCGAGGGCGCGGTCGCCCGCGGCCTGGGAGAGGCGCAGTGCCTGGACGAAGTAGCGCTGGGCGAGGCCGTGGGCGGCGATGTCGAAGGACGTCCAGCCGGCCAGCCTGGTCAGGTCGGCGACCGCGCCGAACAGGGCCCGGCCGATCTGCTCGCCGTACCGGCCGCGCAGCATCGGCTCGGCCTCGCTCTCCAGGTAGCGGACCAGGGCCTGGCGGGCGTGCCCGCCGCCGTAGGCGTGGTCGAGCGCGCGGAAGAGGTCCCCGACGGCGCGGATGGCAGCGATGTCGCCGCGGCCGACGCGCAGGGCGGGGCGCTGCTCGCGGGTCGGGTCGGCGTGCGGCGGCTCTACGACGGCCGGCGGGCGGCGGCTCTGGCTGGGCACGCGACTGAGGGAGTGGGCGCCCGCGGCCCCTGGGGCGGCCGTCGTGCGGGAGCCGGGCGCACCTGAGGCCTGGACGCGCGCCGGGCTCGTGGCCGTCGCGCCGGGCGCGGTGTGCGTGTTGGGGTTGTTCGGGCTGTTCGTGGCGTTCGTGGGCCCTCCGGCGGGCGGTGGCCCGGTGGCGGCGTCCGGGCGGGCCAGGGTGGAGCCGTCCCGGGCGACCCGCTCGTCGGTGCGGCCGATCAGCCAGTCCCGGCTGGGCACGACCAGGCCGGCCGGGGTGAAGGCGATCCGGCGCAGCTCGGACTGCGGGCCGATGTCCTTGCGCCACATGCTCGCCACGATGTCCACCGCCTCCTGAGGGGTCTCGGCGAACTCCAGGCCCGCGTAGACCGGGGCGCAGGCGTCCAGGCCGAGGTCCTGGGCGGTGAGGCGGCGGCCGAGGCGGCGGGTGAAGACCTCGGCGATCAGCGCCGGAGTGGCGCCGCGCGGCTGCTGGCCGCGCAGCCAGCGGGTGACCGAGGTCTTGTCGTAGCGCAGGTCGAGGCCGTGCTCCAGGCCGAGCTGGTCGACCCGGCGGGCCAGGCCCGCGTGGGAGAAGCCGGCCTCCTCGATCAGCGCGGCCAGCTGGCCGTTCTGCGGGGCCGGTCCGGAGTGGCCGGAGGCTGACGCGGCGGCCGCGCGGGCGGGCGCGGGCGCACCGGACTGGAGCCGGTCGGTGGGGGCCTGCTCGGGCAGCCGCAGCTCGTCGGCGGCCGAGGCATCGGTCAGGGCGTCGGCGGTCAGGGCGTCAGGGGCGTCCGAAAGGGCCCGGCCGATCGGCCCTCGGTGCTGGCCGAGCGGGTCGAGCGGTCCGTACGCCGGGCTGTCGGTTGCAGGCCGTTGGGGCATAGTCAGTCAACACCTCTCGGACGCCGCACCGGGCTCTACCAGCACTTCGGCTGCCCGTGGCGGCGCCCCCTGTCGGGAATCGGCGTGAATGTAGCGAGCATTCGGGCGCTATGGGCGGATCTGACCGAGCAATCCTCCGAACGGGTGAAGCATCCGCGCCCATTGTGGGGAAGCCGAGACAGGATGGGTTTGGCCTTCCGGGATCGAACCGTCGATCGAGCGTCATGGCGACGACCACCACAGTCCACCAGGATGCTGTAGCGGCCCACCACATTGGGAGCCAAGCTGCCGGATTCCTACCGTTCTCGACCATGGACACCACTTCAGCCCGCCCGCTCGACGGCCGCACGGCCCTGGTCACCGGGGCCGCCTCGGGCATCGGCCGGGCCTGCGCCGAGGCCCTCGCCGAGGCCGGCGCCCGGGTCTACGTCGTCGACGTCGCGGCCGCCCCGGCCCGGGCCCTCGCGGCGCGGATCGGCGGGCGCGCCGTCGTCGCGGACCTCGCCGACCCGGAGGCCGTGGACGCCCTGCCGGACGACGCCGACATCGTCGTCAACAACGCCGGCCTCCAACACGTCGCCCCCGTGCACGAGTTCCCGCCCGACCGGTTCACCCTCATCCAACGCGTCATGGTCGAGGCCCCGTTCCGCATCCTGCGCCGCACCCTGCCGCACATGTACGCGCGGGAGTGGGGCCGGATCATCAACATCTCCTCCGTCCACGGCCTGCGGGCCAGCGCCTTCAAGTCCGCCTACGTGACCGCCAAACACGCCCTGGAAGGCCTGAGCAAGACCGTCGCCCTGGAAGCCGCGCCGTACGGCGTCACCAGCAACTGCATCAACCCGGGCTACGTCCGAACTCCCCTGGTGGAGCGCCAGATCGCCGCCCAGGCCCAGGCCCACGGCATCCCCGAGGACGAGGTGGTGGGGCAGAT
The nucleotide sequence above comes from Streptomyces kaniharaensis. Encoded proteins:
- a CDS encoding regulator, encoding MPQRPATDSPAYGPLDPLGQHRGPIGRALSDAPDALTADALTDASAADELRLPEQAPTDRLQSGAPAPARAAAASASGHSGPAPQNGQLAALIEEAGFSHAGLARRVDQLGLEHGLDLRYDKTSVTRWLRGQQPRGATPALIAEVFTRRLGRRLTAQDLGLDACAPVYAGLEFAETPQEAVDIVASMWRKDIGPQSELRRIAFTPAGLVVPSRDWLIGRTDERVARDGSTLARPDAATGPPPAGGPTNATNSPNNPNTHTAPGATATSPARVQASGAPGSRTTAAPGAAGAHSLSRVPSQSRRPPAVVEPPHADPTREQRPALRVGRGDIAAIRAVGDLFRALDHAYGGGHARQALVRYLESEAEPMLRGRYGEQIGRALFGAVADLTRLAGWTSFDIAAHGLAQRYFVQALRLSQAAGDRALGGYVLVTMSQQAVHLGHGREAVQLARVAQQGVGTAVPPVVQSLLHAAEARGHGLLGDVRACTTALVRSERSLAAARTGDELPPWARYFDEAQLSDEFAHCYRDLQQWRTSAQHAEKSLRLRSPAYARSRIFCRLVLATARLGMGDLDEACTMATDALRAAGEMRSARSLEYVRDFHRRLTPYRGSPVARAFEETARQAGVI
- a CDS encoding FAD-dependent oxidoreductase, giving the protein MPTYDFTRRARRPSDPDVVVVGAGLAGLAAARALTGQGLTVQLLESSDRIGGRTATRELDGFRLDDGNHLLNTAFPELRHALDLDRLDLRPLAPGVLVHSAGRRYRAGDPQLTTARQAATRAPLGSPLDKARLGSWLARLAATPATRIQARPETTTARALTGHGLAPRTVDGFLRPLLSALLGDPALGTSSRIAELVLRCYARGRLCLPAGGIAAVPAQLAAALPAGTVRTGVQVTAIAADGVETARHGRIGAQAVLVATDARSAVDLLPGLRLPDFHPVTTFYHAADRAPLSEAVLLLDADRPGGHPPLVSHSLVLSELHPSYAPSGQALIATTVLGRRSFDAGGPAGLEPAVRAKLAELYGTSTRGWQFLSVRHVPDALPAMPPPHNPRRPVRVLAGLYVAGDHRDTSTVQGALVSGRRAAQAVLRDLGLPADARAAEAAA
- a CDS encoding 3-hydroxybutyrate dehydrogenase, with product MDTTSARPLDGRTALVTGAASGIGRACAEALAEAGARVYVVDVAAAPARALAARIGGRAVVADLADPEAVDALPDDADIVVNNAGLQHVAPVHEFPPDRFTLIQRVMVEAPFRILRRTLPHMYAREWGRIINISSVHGLRASAFKSAYVTAKHALEGLSKTVALEAAPYGVTSNCINPGYVRTPLVERQIAAQAQAHGIPEDEVVGQITLARPAIKRLIDPAEVAHLALWLCTPHASYITGASLPVDGGWTAH